A genome region from Bordetella genomosp. 10 includes the following:
- a CDS encoding FAD-dependent monooxygenase, with amino-acid sequence MNPSPLAVIAGAGVAGLSSAWWLSQAGWRVVLAERATHLRDGGYMMGLSGPGLYTARRMGLVPALRAVEREIGENVYRDRRGRELMRIRYRELLKQIEWITLKRTDLVSVLYDVVRDRCDMRLGMTVAACRADSLGVDVTLSDGRMLRADLLVGADGVHSALREQVFGADDGARRVEQLGYRYAAYDVEDAIGLSHDFVSYAAVGQQVEYHGLGGGRLAALHVWRSHEHGAVPSAARHALVAEVAARTHPEAMRILRHLPADAPIALDDLAMIDMPTWHRGRIVLLGDAAHGLSLISGQGAGMAMASAAVLAQELGRQPVSQALLAHDRRLRPIVQRLQQRSRKLAPVYVPAAAWSFALRNAAMRALPRMLLRRYFLSGLKSELEAAAALA; translated from the coding sequence ATGAATCCTTCTCCCCTGGCAGTGATCGCCGGCGCCGGCGTGGCCGGCCTGTCCAGCGCCTGGTGGCTGTCGCAAGCCGGCTGGCGCGTCGTCCTGGCCGAACGCGCCACGCATCTGCGGGACGGCGGCTACATGATGGGGCTGTCGGGCCCGGGCCTCTATACCGCCCGCCGCATGGGACTGGTGCCGGCGCTGCGCGCCGTCGAGCGCGAGATCGGCGAAAACGTCTACCGCGACCGGCGCGGCCGCGAACTGATGCGTATCCGCTACCGCGAACTGCTCAAGCAAATCGAATGGATCACGCTCAAGCGCACCGACCTGGTAAGCGTCCTGTACGACGTCGTGCGCGACCGCTGCGACATGCGGCTGGGCATGACCGTCGCCGCCTGTCGGGCCGACAGCCTGGGCGTCGACGTCACCCTGTCCGATGGGCGGATGCTGCGCGCCGACCTGCTGGTGGGCGCCGACGGCGTGCATTCGGCGTTGCGCGAACAGGTGTTCGGGGCCGACGACGGCGCGCGCCGCGTTGAGCAACTGGGCTACCGCTACGCTGCCTACGACGTCGAGGACGCCATCGGCCTGAGCCATGACTTCGTGTCCTACGCCGCCGTCGGACAACAGGTCGAGTACCACGGGCTGGGGGGCGGCCGGCTGGCGGCCCTGCATGTCTGGCGCAGCCACGAACATGGCGCCGTGCCGTCGGCCGCGCGCCATGCGCTCGTCGCGGAAGTCGCGGCGCGCACCCATCCGGAAGCCATGCGCATCCTGCGCCACCTGCCCGCCGATGCGCCGATCGCCCTGGACGACCTGGCCATGATAGACATGCCGACCTGGCATCGCGGCCGCATCGTGCTGCTGGGCGACGCCGCGCACGGCCTGTCGCTCATCTCCGGCCAGGGCGCCGGCATGGCCATGGCCTCGGCCGCCGTGCTGGCCCAGGAACTGGGCCGGCAGCCCGTCAGCCAGGCCCTGCTCGCGCACGACAGGAGACTGCGCCCCATCGTCCAGCGCCTGCAACAACGCAGCCGCAAGCTCGCGCCCGTCTACGTGCCTGCCGCGGCGTGGAGCTTCGCGCTGCGCAACGCCGCCATGCGCGCCCTGCCGCGCATGCTGCTGCGCCGCTATTTCCTCAGCGGGCTGAAGTCCGAGCTGGAAGCCGCGGCGGCGTTGGCCTAG
- a CDS encoding MFS transporter, translating into MNTDPLRGRTAFALLAMGGVYTAQGIVGGITLQAIPAALRAAGRPLEQIGLMSLAILPWALKFLWAPALERVRLPAGSTARRSRRIVVPGQLLMAALLLALGATERLPMPWLLGLLTMLALLAASIDVACDGYAVDQLPPARRGWGNARQVGGSYLGMFAGAGLFVLLADARGWGTAAASMAGLVVLCALPFAAAREGPRALPSSHRPSLAAAWRRVAVRQGLLMTVVFQIGSRLAYGMTGPLLVDRGVALSAIGWLNGAGGVATGLAGTALGACVVQRHGPQRALAVTVALQAVSLLAFWLAVVAGAAPDWLMAGALLKNAAAAAGFVALYAYLMGHASPLQAGVDFTLFQCADAATAAAGGLAASLLAARYGYGASFGMAAALALGACILIPRLGRRMHARTAPDDLSNSARDTV; encoded by the coding sequence ATGAATACTGATCCCTTGCGCGGGCGAACGGCGTTCGCGCTGCTGGCCATGGGCGGCGTCTATACCGCCCAGGGCATCGTGGGCGGCATCACCCTGCAGGCCATCCCCGCCGCCCTGCGCGCGGCGGGCCGTCCGCTGGAGCAGATCGGCCTGATGTCGCTGGCGATCCTTCCCTGGGCGCTCAAATTCCTGTGGGCGCCGGCGCTCGAACGCGTGCGGCTTCCCGCCGGCTCGACGGCGCGGCGCAGCCGGCGCATCGTCGTGCCGGGCCAGTTGCTGATGGCGGCGCTCCTGCTGGCCCTGGGCGCGACCGAGCGGCTGCCGATGCCGTGGCTGCTGGGCCTGCTCACCATGCTCGCCCTGCTTGCGGCCAGCATCGACGTGGCCTGCGACGGCTATGCCGTCGACCAGTTGCCGCCGGCCAGGCGCGGCTGGGGCAACGCGCGGCAAGTGGGAGGCAGCTACCTGGGCATGTTCGCCGGCGCGGGGCTGTTCGTCCTGCTGGCCGATGCGCGCGGCTGGGGCACGGCGGCGGCGAGCATGGCGGGACTGGTCGTCCTGTGCGCCCTGCCCTTCGCGGCCGCCAGGGAAGGCCCGCGCGCCCTTCCCTCCAGTCATCGACCCTCGCTGGCCGCGGCCTGGCGGCGAGTTGCCGTACGCCAGGGCCTGCTGATGACGGTGGTCTTCCAGATCGGTTCGCGCCTGGCCTATGGCATGACGGGCCCCTTGCTGGTCGATCGCGGCGTGGCCTTGTCGGCCATCGGCTGGCTCAACGGCGCGGGCGGCGTCGCGACGGGCCTGGCCGGCACGGCACTGGGCGCCTGCGTGGTCCAGCGCCATGGCCCGCAACGCGCCTTGGCCGTCACCGTCGCCTTGCAGGCCGTCTCCTTGCTCGCGTTCTGGCTGGCCGTCGTCGCGGGCGCCGCGCCGGACTGGCTGATGGCGGGCGCGCTGCTCAAGAACGCGGCCGCCGCCGCGGGCTTCGTCGCGCTCTACGCCTATCTGATGGGACATGCATCGCCCTTGCAGGCAGGCGTCGATTTCACCCTGTTCCAATGCGCCGACGCCGCCACCGCCGCCGCGGGCGGACTGGCGGCCAGCCTCCTGGCGGCCCGCTACGGCTACGGGGCCAGCTTCGGCATGGCCGCGGCGCTGGCGCTCGGCGCCTGCATCCTGATTCCGCGTCTGGGTCGCCGCATGCACGCGCGAACGGCGCCGGACGATCTTTCCAACTCCGCACGAGACACGGTATGA
- a CDS encoding TonB-dependent receptor, whose translation MRPPLVRYFPLASLAALTLPAAALAADPANETPTAQLPAVVVTASKRDQALDSVDGAAYVVPAETLRDNQVENTMQLGRVLPGVQFSESGSLLFPVISVRGITSAQDFYNPAITVYVDGVPQLPTFAAQQLVDVDRVELLKGPQGTLYGKSAEGGVLNIISRQPDDTPRFRASAGVFSREGYQFKAGASGPLVPGLLYGSVSGIVGDAPGRLRDPVTGADGVGGSSTNAGSARLRLAPAGRPWELGLSVSGECTRASQDAYVPFDDVHSREAVIMPGIPADRSDFRQRRCGTSQALTGRYDFGGWRLSAMAAWQRLHFDRDYPIGPYYSQQPERWRQQVQELRLATTGKHTVDTTLGLYRQRVVQSRDYVNDLYVPLSANALTTGSRNESESLAAFGDVTWHATEALDLSAGLRYSRDKADIHYDGSALNFSTFGYDAFGGSGHTRGNTVLGRLAAGYQLTQAWRVYANVAQGYKPGGYNLAPSSAADAEAYGKEKSVSYELGARYAGDAVRVGAAVFRTDIHDAQLYVSDQIGYQHLQNVGKTRATGVEFDAAWDVTRQWTLGLEGTYTHARFRALDAGVCAGCDDNRVPFSPAYLLTARVEGHFGTAAGELRPMLAVRRVGSQYFDVGNTLRQDAYTLVDLGLAWRPRDRIEVTAYVNNLTDRRYRTYAFAGGALGNYAQVDAGRTVGVNVAYEY comes from the coding sequence ATGCGACCCCCTCTCGTCCGATATTTCCCCCTGGCATCCCTGGCGGCGCTCACGCTCCCGGCCGCCGCGCTGGCGGCCGACCCTGCAAACGAGACGCCAACGGCGCAGTTGCCCGCCGTGGTCGTCACGGCATCCAAGCGGGACCAGGCCCTGGACAGCGTCGACGGCGCGGCCTACGTCGTGCCGGCCGAAACGCTGCGCGACAACCAGGTCGAAAACACGATGCAACTGGGCCGCGTGCTGCCCGGCGTCCAGTTCTCGGAAAGCGGCTCCCTGCTGTTCCCGGTCATATCGGTGCGCGGCATCACCTCTGCCCAGGACTTCTACAACCCGGCCATCACCGTCTACGTGGACGGCGTCCCGCAGCTTCCGACGTTCGCGGCGCAGCAACTCGTCGACGTGGATCGCGTGGAACTGCTCAAGGGCCCGCAAGGCACGTTATACGGCAAGAGCGCCGAAGGCGGCGTGCTCAACATCATTTCGCGCCAACCCGACGACACGCCGCGCTTCCGCGCCAGCGCGGGCGTATTCAGCCGCGAAGGCTATCAATTCAAGGCCGGCGCGAGCGGGCCGCTGGTGCCGGGCCTGCTCTACGGCTCGGTTTCCGGCATCGTGGGCGACGCGCCGGGCCGCCTGCGCGACCCGGTCACCGGCGCCGATGGCGTCGGCGGCAGCAGCACCAATGCCGGCTCGGCCCGGCTGCGCCTGGCGCCGGCGGGCCGCCCCTGGGAACTGGGGCTCTCCGTGTCGGGCGAGTGCACGCGCGCAAGCCAGGATGCCTACGTTCCGTTCGATGACGTCCACAGCAGGGAAGCGGTGATCATGCCCGGCATTCCGGCCGACCGCAGCGACTTCCGCCAGCGTCGTTGCGGCACCAGCCAGGCGCTGACGGGCCGCTACGATTTCGGCGGTTGGCGCCTGTCGGCGATGGCGGCATGGCAGCGGCTGCATTTCGACCGCGACTACCCCATCGGCCCCTATTACTCGCAACAGCCCGAACGCTGGCGCCAACAGGTCCAGGAACTGCGCCTGGCGACGACCGGCAAGCACACGGTCGACACGACGCTGGGGCTGTACCGCCAGCGGGTCGTCCAGTCGCGCGACTACGTCAACGACCTCTACGTGCCGCTCAGCGCCAACGCGCTGACGACCGGGTCGCGCAACGAATCCGAATCGCTCGCCGCCTTCGGCGACGTGACCTGGCACGCCACCGAGGCCCTGGACCTGTCGGCCGGCCTGCGCTACTCCCGCGACAAGGCCGACATCCACTACGACGGCAGCGCGCTGAATTTCTCCACCTTCGGCTACGACGCCTTCGGCGGCAGCGGCCACACCCGCGGCAATACCGTGCTGGGTCGCCTGGCGGCGGGATACCAGCTCACCCAGGCCTGGCGCGTCTACGCCAACGTCGCGCAGGGATACAAGCCCGGCGGCTACAACCTCGCCCCTTCCAGCGCGGCCGACGCGGAAGCGTACGGCAAGGAAAAATCCGTCAGCTACGAACTCGGCGCCCGCTACGCCGGCGACGCCGTGCGAGTGGGCGCGGCGGTCTTCCGCACCGACATCCATGACGCCCAGCTCTACGTCAGCGACCAGATCGGATACCAGCATCTACAGAACGTGGGCAAGACGCGCGCGACCGGCGTCGAATTCGACGCGGCGTGGGACGTGACGCGGCAATGGACGCTGGGCCTGGAAGGCACGTACACGCACGCCAGATTCCGCGCGCTGGACGCCGGCGTCTGCGCCGGCTGCGACGACAACCGCGTGCCGTTCTCACCCGCCTACCTGCTCACGGCGCGCGTCGAGGGTCATTTCGGCACGGCGGCGGGCGAGCTGCGCCCCATGCTAGCCGTGCGCCGCGTCGGCTCCCAATACTTCGACGTCGGCAACACGCTGCGCCAGGACGCCTACACCCTGGTGGACCTCGGCCTGGCATGGCGGCCGCGCGACCGCATCGAGGTGACGGCCTATGTCAACAACCTGACCGACAGGCGCTATCGCACCTACGCCTTCGCGGGCGGCGCGCTGGGCAACTACGCCCAGGTGGACGCCGGCCGCACGGTAGGGGTCAACGTCGCCTATGAATACTGA
- a CDS encoding helix-turn-helix transcriptional regulator, with protein sequence MSTAAPMPPDEARLHGHHLLPDVVLPGAWAGLAQFEDFDDDITLTAWRGRATEALDVQAEGPPMFCIAVFLEGRASMAIDGGPPLLAEPGMAVIQTGERRVRGSFRMAGGQDVQLVDIRYTPAGLLRAGGQPLVALQGDFLQDRSVPAAGSLLAGFPAPAALLRTARDILACPYRNRTVRQLYLRAKALEALAVVLQAVQQAGDAPVGARERRLLLQARRLIDERYGEDWTVERLARAVGLTEKKLKAGFRALAGHTVHAYLREVRLQAAACMLDEGHSATEAALAVGYSNLSHFSKSFREVNGMGPRHWARRREG encoded by the coding sequence TTGTCCACCGCCGCTCCCATGCCACCCGACGAGGCTCGCCTGCACGGGCATCATTTGCTGCCCGACGTGGTGTTGCCCGGCGCCTGGGCCGGGCTGGCGCAGTTCGAGGATTTCGACGACGACATCACGCTCACCGCGTGGCGGGGCAGGGCCACCGAAGCGCTCGACGTGCAGGCCGAGGGGCCGCCGATGTTCTGCATCGCGGTGTTCCTGGAAGGCCGGGCCAGCATGGCCATCGACGGCGGACCGCCGTTGCTCGCCGAGCCCGGCATGGCCGTGATCCAGACCGGCGAGCGGCGCGTGCGGGGCAGCTTCCGGATGGCGGGCGGGCAGGACGTGCAACTGGTGGATATTCGCTATACGCCCGCGGGCTTGTTGCGCGCCGGAGGCCAGCCCCTGGTCGCGTTGCAGGGCGATTTCCTGCAGGACCGCAGCGTGCCGGCGGCCGGTTCGCTATTGGCGGGTTTCCCGGCGCCCGCGGCGCTGCTGCGCACGGCGCGCGACATCCTGGCCTGCCCCTACCGGAATCGCACGGTGCGCCAGTTGTACCTGCGCGCCAAGGCGCTCGAAGCGCTGGCCGTGGTGTTGCAGGCGGTGCAGCAAGCCGGCGATGCGCCGGTCGGCGCGCGGGAACGCCGCCTGTTGTTGCAGGCCCGCCGCCTGATCGACGAGCGCTACGGCGAGGATTGGACCGTGGAACGCTTGGCCCGCGCGGTGGGCCTGACCGAGAAGAAACTCAAGGCGGGTTTCCGCGCGCTGGCCGGCCATACCGTGCATGCCTATTTGCGCGAAGTGCGGTTGCAGGCGGCGGCCTGCATGCTGGACGAAGGGCATAGCGCCACCGAGGCTGCATTGGCCGTCGGGTATTCGAATCTCAGCCACTTCAGCAAGAGTTTTCGCGAGGTCAATGGAATGGGGCCTCGGCATTGGGCGAGGCGGCGGGAAGGGTGA
- a CDS encoding ArsR/SmtB family transcription factor → MVHGHEAGCRHDLQGTQSLGWRAAELDIAAAMCHALSDPARLRLLLWLAEREMCVSELVELEQAKVSSISARLQMLHAARLVIRRREAKHIYYALADEHVHALLRNILGHAAEVPAGR, encoded by the coding sequence ATGGTTCACGGACACGAAGCGGGTTGCCGGCATGACTTGCAGGGTACGCAAAGCCTGGGTTGGCGGGCGGCCGAGCTCGATATCGCCGCGGCGATGTGCCATGCCTTGAGCGATCCGGCGCGATTGCGGCTATTGCTGTGGCTGGCTGAGCGCGAAATGTGCGTGTCCGAACTCGTCGAACTCGAGCAGGCCAAGGTCAGCAGCATTTCCGCGCGCTTGCAGATGCTGCATGCGGCTCGCCTGGTGATCAGGCGCCGCGAGGCCAAACATATCTACTACGCGCTCGCCGACGAGCACGTCCACGCCCTGTTGCGCAACATCCTCGGCCATGCGGCCGAAGTCCCGGCAGGTCGCTAA
- a CDS encoding helix-turn-helix domain-containing protein yields MTADSLSNVTLPLERDVRLAVQGQRALAAYLATQVETQRIQIFDDKNQAHQVELPTSALRLLVDILAELAEGNAVKVVPVHAELTTQEAADLLNVSRPHLVKLLEDGALPFHKTGKHRRVRFADLMAFKSQRDQASEQAMEELAKQAQELGMGYE; encoded by the coding sequence ATGACCGCCGACTCCCTCTCCAACGTGACACTTCCCCTTGAACGGGACGTGCGATTGGCCGTGCAAGGCCAGCGCGCCTTGGCTGCCTACCTGGCGACGCAGGTCGAAACGCAACGCATCCAGATCTTCGACGACAAGAACCAGGCACACCAGGTCGAGCTACCGACCTCGGCCCTCCGCCTGCTGGTGGACATCCTGGCCGAGCTGGCCGAAGGCAACGCCGTCAAAGTCGTGCCGGTCCACGCGGAGCTGACGACGCAGGAGGCCGCGGACCTGCTCAATGTTTCCCGGCCCCACCTGGTGAAGCTGCTGGAAGACGGCGCGCTGCCTTTTCACAAGACCGGAAAGCATCGCCGTGTGCGGTTCGCGGACCTGATGGCGTTCAAGTCCCAGCGCGATCAAGCGAGCGAACAAGCAATGGAGGAACTTGCCAAGCAGGCGCAAGAGCTGGGCATGGGTTACGAATGA
- a CDS encoding AraC family transcriptional regulator, with protein sequence MDPLSDVLSLLKPRSQFYAGFDAAGDWSFDFPPHDGIKFTAIMRGACWGVTDDLEQPIRFEEGDCFLLNSRRRFVLSSDPALLPADSEHILDAAAREGVAVHNGGGEVFLISGRFEFSGNHAAVLFDALPPLVNIPRASGQAEVLRWSLDQLAAELRTPQPGGTLMSTHLVHLMLVQVLRLFMNTSSELPKGWFLALADRQISPAIGAMHAEPARHWTLEELARIAGISRTVFAQRFKALVGSTAMEYLARWRMLMAADRLRASTDNVASIAFSLGYESESSFSTAFKRIMACSPTQYRRQLSA encoded by the coding sequence ATGGATCCCTTGTCGGACGTCCTCTCCCTGCTCAAGCCCCGCAGCCAGTTCTATGCGGGCTTCGACGCCGCCGGAGACTGGTCTTTTGACTTCCCTCCCCATGACGGCATCAAGTTCACGGCCATCATGCGCGGCGCTTGCTGGGGGGTGACGGACGACCTGGAGCAACCGATCCGCTTCGAGGAGGGAGATTGCTTCCTGCTCAACAGCAGGCGCCGCTTCGTGCTCTCGTCCGATCCGGCGCTATTGCCGGCGGACTCTGAACATATCCTGGACGCGGCCGCGCGTGAAGGGGTGGCCGTGCATAACGGCGGCGGCGAGGTATTTCTCATCAGCGGGCGCTTCGAGTTTTCCGGCAACCATGCCGCCGTCCTGTTCGACGCCCTCCCGCCGCTCGTCAACATTCCTCGCGCTTCGGGCCAGGCGGAGGTGCTGCGCTGGTCCCTGGATCAATTGGCGGCCGAGTTGCGCACGCCGCAGCCGGGCGGCACGCTGATGTCCACCCACCTGGTGCACCTGATGCTGGTCCAGGTATTGCGGCTGTTCATGAACACGTCCAGCGAATTGCCGAAAGGCTGGTTCCTGGCGCTGGCGGACCGGCAGATCAGCCCCGCCATCGGCGCCATGCACGCCGAGCCCGCCCGCCATTGGACGCTGGAGGAACTGGCCCGCATCGCGGGCATCTCGCGCACCGTCTTCGCGCAACGATTCAAGGCCCTGGTCGGCAGCACCGCCATGGAATACCTCGCCCGCTGGCGCATGCTCATGGCCGCGGACCGCCTGCGCGCCAGCACCGACAACGTCGCCTCGATCGCCTTCTCGCTGGGCTACGAATCGGAGAGTTCCTTCAGCACCGCCTTCAAGAGAATCATGGCCTGCTCGCCGACGCAGTACCGGCGCCAGCTATCGGCTTGA
- a CDS encoding alpha/beta hydrolase, producing MSQTQSVTFKNRTWDVAATLRLPEGFDANRKYAAIVCAHPISSCKEQTSGAIYGEALTRAGFITLAFDASTQGASGGEPRFLEDPSTRVEDFRCAVDYLVTLP from the coding sequence ATGAGCCAAACGCAATCCGTCACTTTCAAGAACCGCACCTGGGACGTGGCCGCCACGCTGCGCCTGCCCGAGGGCTTCGACGCCAACAGGAAATACGCCGCCATCGTCTGCGCGCATCCCATCAGTAGCTGCAAGGAGCAGACCTCGGGCGCCATCTACGGCGAGGCGCTGACCCGGGCCGGCTTCATCACGCTGGCCTTCGACGCCTCCACCCAGGGCGCCAGCGGCGGCGAGCCGCGCTTCCTCGAAGACCCCAGCACGCGCGTCGAGGACTTCCGCTGCGCCGTGGACTACCTGGTCACGCTGCCTTAG
- a CDS encoding oxidoreductase: MSNAKKVWLITGASSGFGKALAEAVIANGDIAVITARRLDRLQAIARDHADRVLPLAVDVTDAAARDKAVADTLARFGRIDVLANVAGRGVAGACEEFSLAQLREQMELNFFAAAEMTRAVLPQMRKQGSGNILTVSSIAGQVAMNAAGPYCAAKFAIEGWTESLAIEAKPLGIHVTLVEPGAFRTEFAGDVNMRPVQSIPAYRPVVEPFETYLETSAGKQMGDPAKAARRMLEVVASEAPPVRLMLGRDAYSIWDATIAKRQEDLDSWRARGEDTAFDDAEVVEIKL, encoded by the coding sequence ATGAGCAATGCAAAGAAAGTCTGGCTGATCACCGGCGCTTCCTCGGGCTTCGGCAAGGCGCTGGCCGAGGCCGTCATCGCCAACGGCGACATCGCCGTCATCACCGCCCGGCGCCTCGATCGCCTGCAGGCCATCGCCCGGGACCACGCGGACCGCGTACTGCCGCTGGCCGTGGACGTCACCGACGCCGCCGCGCGCGACAAGGCCGTGGCCGATACGCTGGCGCGCTTCGGCCGCATCGACGTGCTCGCCAACGTGGCCGGGCGCGGCGTGGCCGGCGCCTGCGAGGAATTCAGCCTGGCGCAGTTGCGCGAGCAGATGGAGCTTAACTTCTTCGCCGCCGCCGAGATGACCCGCGCCGTGCTGCCGCAGATGCGCAAGCAGGGCTCGGGCAACATCCTCACGGTGAGCAGCATCGCCGGCCAGGTGGCGATGAACGCCGCGGGCCCGTATTGCGCGGCCAAGTTCGCCATCGAAGGCTGGACCGAATCGCTCGCCATCGAGGCCAAGCCGCTGGGCATCCACGTCACCCTGGTCGAGCCCGGCGCCTTCCGCACCGAATTCGCGGGCGATGTGAACATGCGTCCCGTGCAGAGCATTCCCGCCTACCGCCCCGTGGTCGAGCCGTTCGAGACCTATCTGGAAACCTCCGCCGGCAAGCAGATGGGCGATCCCGCCAAGGCCGCCCGCCGCATGCTGGAAGTGGTGGCCAGCGAGGCGCCGCCCGTGCGCCTGATGCTGGGCCGCGATGCGTATTCGATCTGGGACGCCACCATCGCCAAGCGCCAGGAAGACCTGGATAGCTGGCGCGCGCGCGGAGAGGACACGGCCTTCGACGACGCCGAAGTGGTGGAGATCAAGCTTTGA
- a CDS encoding SDR family NAD(P)-dependent oxidoreductase produces MQDPTQDPTQDPTQDPQTPLKSGFGFHSTAADVLAGVDLSGKFAIVTGGHSGLGLETTKALAGAGAHVRVLARNPEAARKALEGVPGVEVDRLDLADQDSVRACAGRFVAGGRKADIVICNAAVMAIPETRVGKGWEAQFGTNHLGHYALVNLLWPAIAPGARVVSLSSRGHHFAPMRWDDVQFDAGYDKWLAYGQSKTAIALFAKQFDTLAQASGVRAFSVHPGSIYTPLQRHMSMEELTALGWLNDKGEVIDPNFKTPAQGAATTVWAATSPLLEGKGGLYCENCDVAVRDNTATPTETGVRDYAIDPRQAERLWKLSAALTGIDAFA; encoded by the coding sequence ATGCAAGACCCTACGCAAGACCCTACGCAAGACCCTACGCAAGACCCGCAAACGCCCCTGAAGTCCGGCTTCGGCTTCCATAGCACCGCCGCCGACGTCCTGGCCGGCGTGGACCTGTCCGGCAAATTCGCCATCGTCACCGGCGGCCACTCGGGCCTGGGCCTGGAGACCACCAAGGCGCTGGCCGGCGCGGGCGCGCATGTGCGGGTCCTCGCGCGCAATCCCGAGGCCGCCCGCAAGGCGCTGGAAGGCGTGCCCGGCGTCGAGGTCGACCGGCTCGACCTGGCCGACCAGGACAGCGTGCGCGCGTGCGCCGGACGCTTCGTCGCCGGCGGCCGCAAGGCCGACATCGTCATCTGCAACGCCGCCGTCATGGCCATTCCGGAAACCCGCGTGGGCAAAGGCTGGGAAGCGCAGTTCGGCACCAATCACCTGGGCCACTACGCGCTGGTCAACCTGCTGTGGCCGGCCATCGCCCCCGGCGCGCGGGTGGTGTCGCTGTCATCCAGGGGGCATCACTTCGCGCCGATGCGCTGGGACGACGTGCAGTTCGACGCCGGCTACGACAAGTGGCTGGCCTATGGCCAATCCAAGACCGCCATCGCGCTGTTCGCCAAACAGTTCGACACGCTCGCGCAGGCCAGCGGCGTGCGCGCCTTCTCGGTGCATCCGGGCTCGATCTACACGCCGTTGCAACGCCACATGAGCATGGAGGAACTGACCGCGCTGGGTTGGCTCAACGACAAGGGCGAGGTGATCGACCCCAACTTCAAGACGCCGGCCCAAGGCGCCGCCACCACGGTGTGGGCCGCCACCTCGCCGCTGCTCGAAGGCAAGGGCGGCCTGTACTGCGAGAACTGCGACGTGGCCGTGCGCGACAACACCGCCACGCCCACCGAAACCGGCGTACGCGACTACGCCATCGACCCTCGACAGGCCGAGCGCCTGTGGAAGCTGTCGGCCGCATTGACCGGCATCGACGCCTTCGCTTGA
- a CDS encoding oxidoreductase: MKIWFITGASSGFGKALAELVLARGDSAVLTARRLAPLQAIAAPHGDRALALQMDVTDAASRAAALQAANGRFGRIDVLANIAGAGAYGALEEFTSEQIRANMELNFFAAVELAREVLPGMRARKSGHILNLTSIAGLVAFPGNGLYNASKFALEGFTEALHHEVKPLGVRVTLIEPGAFRTGFAGAAAMRASGHIADYAPLDAGVDEYFATQDGKQMGDPVKGMQVVVDMVDGDTAPVRLMLGEDAYQLWEGAVAVRNRDLAHWRSRGEDTAIPGAAKNPVQAV, from the coding sequence ATGAAAATCTGGTTTATCACCGGCGCATCGTCCGGTTTCGGCAAGGCGCTGGCCGAATTGGTGCTGGCCCGCGGCGACAGCGCCGTGCTCACCGCGCGCCGCCTGGCGCCCTTGCAGGCCATCGCGGCCCCCCACGGCGACCGCGCGCTGGCCCTGCAGATGGACGTGACCGACGCGGCCTCGCGCGCCGCGGCGCTACAGGCCGCGAACGGCAGGTTCGGCCGCATCGACGTGCTGGCCAACATCGCGGGCGCGGGCGCCTATGGGGCGCTGGAGGAATTCACCTCCGAACAGATCCGCGCCAACATGGAGTTGAACTTCTTCGCCGCCGTCGAACTGGCGCGCGAAGTGCTGCCGGGAATGCGCGCGCGGAAATCCGGCCACATCCTGAACCTGACCAGCATCGCCGGCCTGGTGGCCTTCCCCGGCAACGGCTTGTACAACGCGTCGAAATTCGCGCTGGAAGGTTTCACCGAGGCGCTGCATCACGAGGTCAAGCCCTTGGGCGTCCGGGTGACGCTGATCGAGCCGGGGGCTTTTCGCACCGGCTTCGCGGGCGCGGCCGCCATGCGCGCGTCGGGCCATATCGCCGACTACGCGCCACTGGACGCGGGCGTGGACGAATACTTCGCCACGCAGGACGGCAAGCAGATGGGTGATCCCGTCAAGGGCATGCAGGTGGTCGTCGACATGGTGGACGGCGACACGGCGCCCGTGCGCCTGATGCTGGGCGAGGACGCCTACCAGTTGTGGGAAGGCGCCGTCGCCGTGCGCAACCGCGACCTGGCCCACTGGCGGTCGCGGGGCGAGGACACCGCCATTCCCGGCGCGGCGAAGAACCCCGTGCAGGCGGTCTGA